In Candidatus Binatia bacterium, the sequence ACGTCCGGCCCTGGTACTCGTGGCTGCCGCCTTTCGGCGTGACCGGATCAACCGTCATGCCGCAGACCGGATCGATCTCCTTCCCGGCCTGCTGATCTACAGGGCGCTGCGTCACGTCTGATTAGAAGCCGCCGCGCAGCGGAAGCTTGGCATCCGTCCGTCGCATCCGCAACCCGCGCGTCGCTACGATTGGAAAGGTCCAGCAGCGAGGTAGCGTTCACCCGTATCAGGGAAGATGACAACAATGGTTTTGCCCTTGCTCCCGGCTCTGTTGGCAACCCGGACCGCCGCCACCGCCGCCGCGCCGGAAGAGATGCCGACGAACATGCCTTCCTCCCGTGCCAGGCGTCGGGTCATGGCGAAAGCATCGTCATCGCTCACCTGGAGCACTTCATCGACCAGCTCGCGGCGCAGGACATCGGGCACGAAGCCCGCCCCAATGCCCTGGATTTTGTGCGGTCCTCGCTGGCCGCCGGACAACACCGGCGAGCCGGTTGGCTCGACGGCGAAGGCGCGGAAGGCCGGTTTTCTTTTCTTGAGCACTTCGGAGATGCCCGTGATCGTACCACCCGTTCCCACGCCACTGATCAGTATGTCAACACGACCGTCGGTATCCTGCCAAATCTCTTCGGCCGTGGTCTCACGATGGATCGCAGGATTCGCCGGATTCTTGAACTGCTGCAGGATGACGTAGCGCTTGTCGCCGGCCTGCATCTCCTCGGCTCGACGCACGGCGCCGGGCATGCCTTCCGGGCCAGGGCTCAGAACGATCTCGGCGCCAAGCGCCCGCATGATGGCTCGACGTTCGACGCTGAACGTCTCCGGCATCACCAGCACCAACGGGTACCCTTTGGCGGCACAGACGAACGCCAGCGCGATGCCGGTGTTGCCGCTGGTGGGCTCCACGATGATGCTATCCTTCTTCAGCAGGCCGTCGCGCTCCGCTGCGGTCACCATGCTCACACCGATCCGGTCTTTCACGCTGGCCAGCGGATTGAAGCACTCCATCTTTGCAAGCACCTCAGCGCCGGCCCCGTCCGTCACCCGTCGTAACCGCACCAGCGGCGTGTGTCCGACTGTTTCCGTAATATCGTTGTAGATGCGCATTCTCGCTCCTCCGCAGTTATCGTCTCGCCCTTCTGCGCCCGAGCGCAGCCTACGATGTTTCTATACTGCAGTGTTTTCTTGCACCTTTCCGACGGAAAGGAAAGCGCAGGTTAGGCCGCGTCCAGCTTCGAACTCGCCATGGACTGCGGCGCGCTGACCATGCCCAGCAAGTGGGCCGCTAGTCTCTTGCCCAGACCGAGGATGGTGAGCACGGTAGGCCGGTCCAGCGCCTCCGGAAACGTGCTGGCATCGCAAACGTACAGGTTCTTCACCTCCGTCTGCAGGTTCTGGTCGACCAATTGGCCCAGGCGCACCGTGCCGCTCGGGTGGGTCCCCCGCAGGGGCGTGAGGAAGATCGAGTCCGCATCCGCTCCCGCTCTGATCAGTATCCGCCGTGCAACGATGGCGGCGTGATTGAGCCGGAAGCTGTCGCGCTCCGTCATCGGTTTCGAAATCTCACCCTCGATCGTTATGCCGCCGGAGATGTCGTCCTTGATCTTGATCATCACACCTAGCGTTCGGCCCCACCGCGGCCAGGTCAGGGCGTAGCCAGGACCCTTGAGTGCGGTGACCATCGGATACAGCAGCCACGGATCCAGGAGCGTACTGAGCATGTATCCGATGTCGTCATCGGCGTAGCCCCAGGTCATGGGCGGCTCCTTACCGATGCCCTTCTCCGCTGCAAAGCCGTAGACCATGGTGGTGGTGTCCATGGTCATGCCGTGGCCGGCTTCGAAGAACCCGGCGTGCTGCAAGATCAGCGGGGTACCAATGCCGCCGGCGGCCAGGACGACGACCTTGGCTTCGACTTCCAACGGCTGCCCACGCCACTTGCCGCGCACACCGCCGATCTGGCGATTTTCGATGATCAGATCATCCACCTTCGCCTCGGTCAGCAGCTCACATCCAGCCCTCACGGCTTGGTCGACCCACTCGGCGGCATTCCATTTCGCGCCGCAGCGGCAACCGAGCATGCATTTGGCGCCGCAATCGAAGCCGGAGCTGCAGGCCGGGCGAATGAACTTCATCAAGGGTTCCCACTGGTACCCGAGGGAAAGGGCCGCTTCCGCGATGCGTGTCGACGCGACACCACGATACTGCGGCGCCAACGGGGCGATACCGATCTCTTCGATCGTCTCTTCCACGTAGGATGCGAGATCAATTCCGTACTTTTCCTTGAGCCAGGCCGGCGGGCGCGCGGCCGATCCGCAGTACATGCTGGTCGCCCCACCGACCATCAAGGGGCGGACGATCGTCAAGCCTTCCTTGGTGAACAGGAAACTGTGCCGATCGGTGTAGGTCACGGCACCGAGGTAGGTGCCGTAGTGAAACTTACGGCGATAATCCCGCCCGCACTCGAGGAGAATCACCTTCTTGCCGGCACGGGACAGTTGTCGGGCCACCGACGCTCCACCCGGACCGGAACCGACGACAACTACTTCAGCCTGCTTCTTTATCGCGCTCACAACTATAGGCCCCCCGCCGCGTCATTTACCTCGGTCGGACGGCCGGCTGCAAGTTATTATCAGGGAGTCCCGGCTTGATTGAACTCCTTCATGTAGGCAATCAGCGCTTTGATGCCGTCGTCGTCGAGGTTCTGGTTCGGCATGATGATATCGCCGAACTCGTGCGACCAAGTTTGCAGATCCGGGGTCTTCGCCACAACGGCCGCGGGATCCTTTAGCCACGCGGTCAGCCATGGGTCGCTGCGTCGCTGCGCGACACCTGCCAAATCTGGACCGATGAGTTTTCCGCCCCCTATGCGGTGGCACGTGTTACATCCACGATTCATGAAGACAAATCTGCCTCGTTGACCGAGGTCCGTGTTCGCCGGTGGCGGATACGGTACCTCGCGGACAATCGGCAGCACCGCCGGAGGACGTCGCCGTGCGGCAGGCACATACTGCGGCGGGAAACTGATCCGCTGCCAACTCATCATCAGTAGCGCCAGCCCCCTGGCTTGCTCATCATTCAGACGGTAATTCGGCATTCCGCTGCCTTTGACAACCTGCTGGGGACTCTTGAAGTGCTGGATTTCCCACTTCAGTGTCGTCTTCGGACCCTCCACGGCAGAAAAATCCAGCATCTCGGGATTGAGATCGCCGTCGTACGTCAGATCCGACGCAGCCAAGCCACCACCGCCTTCGAGACCGTGGCACGACGTGCAGTGCTTCTTGTCCACGATCTCCCTCGCCATGTTGATCATATCCATCCCGGCGGTGCTATCATCGTGACGGTGGCACGTGTTGCACTTGCTCTCCATGAGCTGAGCCCGGGTGAGGCCGTAGTTTGCGGCGAGGGCGGTCGTCAGCAGCGGATCATCCCAGTGTTCCACCAGTCCGTGTGCCCCAGTTTCGTCGAGGGCGAATCCCTGCCCGCCATGACAAACGGTGCAAGCGAAAGTGGGAAACGGATGTTTCGCCATGTAGGGCAGATCAGGATGTGGGCGGTACAACGGCGGCAAGTCGGGCAAAGTAGAAATCGAGGCGTCGTAATTGACGTGGCAACTGATGCACCGATCGACCCGGCTCAGCGCGGGAACCCAGATCTGCTGCACGGAGTCAGGGACCGCCGCCGCCGCGTCATAGGCGCCGCGCCCCTTGAGGTATGTGCGAAACGCACCCGTCTGGCGCTGCCACTCAGGCGTGTACTCGCGCCATGCCACGGTGACCACGAGTAGAAGGACCGCAATCGAAGCGAGGAGCAACGGCCAGAAATCCCAGTTCCGAGAGAAAGACGATCTCATGCGCGCCTCGCTACAGTCTCCGCGGCATCTCAGGCCAAGCCTGCCACGGCCAGAAGAGCTGCCAATATGGTCCGCGCATCAGAAGGCCGATGAGCACCAACACCAGAATGACGATCGCAATAATGCACATGACGGTGTTCTGCAGGCGGCGCTCAGGCGGAAACCATTTACCCACGGCCGACAACGGGCTGCGATCGAGAAATGGCCACGCTGCCGCCGCCAGAACCAAGATGCCCGGCACCACAATGCCCCCGATGAGCCCGCCACTGATGGTGAGCGCCCCGACTCGCACCGTTGCAATCGCCACCAATTCCTGCAGCCACAAGAAGTACCAGGGCGCCTTGGCTGGATTCGGGGTCAGAATGGGGTTCGCCGGCTCTTCCAACGGGGCGCCGGAGATCAGACTGAGGACGATGCTGACGGCGAACACGGCGAGAAACACCAGCATGAGGCGCCGGCTGAGGTGCGGCGAGGAGAACGTGCCGGCTTCGTCGCTCTGCGGTCTGGCTGCCCGCGTCTCCAACGACGTTCCTGCCGTCACGCCGAAAAGCGAGTATGTCTTGGTAGGAACGGGAGGTGTTTCACTGGGCACGCCGAGGCTCGCTGCGGCAGCATCCGTGACGGCCATGCCGCCATCCCGGCGCACGCGCCACATGTGATAGGCAAACAGCACCAGGACAGCGCCGGGCAGCACGATGACATGCAGCACGTAAAAACGGACCAACGCACTCTGGCCGATCTCCGTGCCGCCGAGCAAAACGAAGCGCAGCCCTTCGCCGACGATGGGAGCCTCCTTGGCGATGTTGGTGCCTACGGTGACCGCCCAGAAAGCCAGCTGATCCCACGGCAGCAGGTATCCCGTGAAGGAAAGGAGCAGCGTCATCAGCAAGAGCACCAGTCCCACCAGCCAGTTCGCCGCGCGCGGCGCGCGATAAGCACCGGTGAAAAACACCCGAAGCATGTGGAGAAAGACGACCAGCACCATCAGATGCGCCGCCCACCGGTGCTGATTGCGCAGGAGCCATCCGAAACCGACGACGTAATCGATGTCCTTGATGCTCCAGTATGCCTGCTCGGTCGAAGGGATGTAGAAGAACATGAGCAGGACGCCGGTGACCGTGAGGATCAGAAAGAGAAACGCGGAGATGGCACCCAACCACAGACTGTAACTCCACGCGAAGCTTTCCGCGGCGATTTTGGCGGGAAACCAATGCAGCCACAGGTTCTCGACGATTGCCGTACTGGCTTCGCGTTCACTCGCCGGACTCCACGTCCAGGTGATCCAGCGCCACAGTCGTGTCAGCCCGCTTCGCAGGCTCAGCCGGCTCGCAACGCCCCTTTGCTTCTCACTCGTGAGTGCCAACGGTTCACCTTTCAAATGCGCGATGCCCTCAGGCAACCGCGAATCGGTACGTCGATGGTACGCTCTTGCCGGAATCGACAACCAGGAACCCGTCCCCGGAAACACTCAGTGGGTACCAGTTCAACGACCGTGGCGCGGGTCCGGCGAACGGAATGCCATCGGCTTTGAACTTGCTCCCGTGGCACGGACAGTCGAACTCGCTGAGCTTCTCCTTCCATTCCACCGTGCATCCCAGGTGGGTACAGGTGGCGGAAATGACGTGGAACTGGTTGCGCTCGCGCATGACGAACAGCCGATGCGCGGGGACGAAGGTCACGCCCTCGGGATACTCGCCCGGTTTGCCGACTTTGAATTTTTTGGACGGTTCGTACAGGACGCGCGGCACGAAGGCGCGTACCACGCCGACGCCTTGGGTGGCGATCGCAGCCACCACCGACCACTGTCCGATCCACTGCAGGAAACGGCGCCGCTCTGGCTCAACCGGTTGTGTCACGGCTCTCCTCCTCAAAACGAAATCGTTCCATCGTGATCGCTCCCGTCGGGCAGCGGATGGCGCACAGCGCGCAACGGATGCAGCGTTCCTCGCCATACAGGAAGGCCATGTGCGGCCGGTCCGCCGGCGCGACCGCGGCGACGGCGAGTTGATCGCCGGCCGCCAGCGTCAGATTCTCCACCGGCGTGAAACTGATGCAGTTTTCCGGACAAATGTCGGCGCAGCGCGCGCACAAGACGCAGAGGTCTCCGTTGTAGATCGGGTTGATGTGGCAGGACAGGCAGCGGCTGGCTTGCTCCCGAGCCTCGGCCTCGGAGTAACTCTCTTCCACCTCGGTGATCCCGGTGCGCCGGTCCACCGGAACGACCGGAACATGGCGCGCGATTTGTTCGTAGTGTTCCGGCATACGATACGTGGCCAACGGTTGCTCCTCGACAATGACCCGCATGTGGCGTTGGTGGTGCCCGCCACTCAGGTACGCATCGATCGATGCCGCCGCACGTTTGCCATGCGCGGCCGCGGTAATGAGGAGGCTGGGTGGGAAGGCCCCGTCGCCGCCGGTAAAGATACCCGGGGCGGTGGTCGCCAGCGTCTGTGGATCGACCTTGATCAATCCGTTCGGGGTAAGCTCGACGCCATCTTCCGGGCGCACGAAGCTGTAATCAGAGCGTTGTCCGATAGCCAGCAAGATCGTGTCGGCAGGCACGACCCGCTCGCTTCCCGCCGCGAAGGCCGGATTGAAGCGGCCCTGCTCGTCGAACACCCGCGCACAGCGAATCAGCTCGATGCCGGTGGCGCGCCCGTTCTCACCCACGATTCGTTTCGGCCCCCAGCCCGGACTGAAGTCGATCCCCTCATCGCGTGTCACCTCCATCTCCTCGCGTCCCTGCACCGAGCGCATGGCAGGCATCTCTTCGAGTTGTTCGAGGCTGACCACCGACACGTCCAGCGCGCCACGCCGGCGCGCCTCGCGCGCCGCGTCGAGGGCAACACGCACCTCCGTCCCCATGACGCGGCCGAGCTCTTCCGCTGCCCGTTCCGCACCGCTCAGCAGCACCCGCACCGCCGTCCGCGCCGCATCCAACGCCACCAGGCCGCCGCCCACCACAACGACACGCCGGCCGACATCGACCCGGTAACCGCGATTCACGTTGAGCAAGAAATCGATGGCCTTGACCACGCCGTCGAGTTCCCCGCCTTCGATGGCCAAGTCGCGGCCTCGGCCGGCCCCAACGGCCAAGAAGATCGCGGCGAAGCCCTCGGCGCGGATTTCGCGAACGCCGAAATCCTTGTCCAAGGATCGGTTGAAAAGGAAGGTGACACCGAGGCCACGGATTTCTGCGACCTGCCGGTCGATCACCTCCCGCGGCAAGCGGTATTCTGGGATGCCGTAGCGCATCATGCCGCCGCCGTGCTCCATGGCCTCGAACACGGTGACCGTGTACCCCATCACGGCGAGGTCGTGCGCGCAGGCCAATCCCGCCGGCCCCGCGCCGATCACCGCCACCTTCGCTTTCGTTCCGCGGTGCTGCTTCATAATCTCGAGGTGGCCCGGCGTCGTGCTCTGCTGGCAACCGCCAGTCGTTCGTGGAACCGCATCAACCGCCATCGGTGTAAACGACTCGGGACCGAACCGTTCGGCAACGAAGCGTTTCAGG encodes:
- the cysK gene encoding cysteine synthase A; protein product: MRIYNDITETVGHTPLVRLRRVTDGAGAEVLAKMECFNPLASVKDRIGVSMVTAAERDGLLKKDSIIVEPTSGNTGIALAFVCAAKGYPLVLVMPETFSVERRAIMRALGAEIVLSPGPEGMPGAVRRAEEMQAGDKRYVILQQFKNPANPAIHRETTAEEIWQDTDGRVDILISGVGTGGTITGISEVLKKRKPAFRAFAVEPTGSPVLSGGQRGPHKIQGIGAGFVPDVLRRELVDEVLQVSDDDAFAMTRRLAREEGMFVGISSGAAAVAAVRVANRAGSKGKTIVVIFPDTGERYLAAGPFQS
- a CDS encoding GMC family oxidoreductase N-terminal domain-containing protein, whose protein sequence is MARQLSRAGKKVILLECGRDYRRKFHYGTYLGAVTYTDRHSFLFTKEGLTIVRPLMVGGATSMYCGSAARPPAWLKEKYGIDLASYVEETIEEIGIAPLAPQYRGVASTRIAEAALSLGYQWEPLMKFIRPACSSGFDCGAKCMLGCRCGAKWNAAEWVDQAVRAGCELLTEAKVDDLIIENRQIGGVRGKWRGQPLEVEAKVVVLAAGGIGTPLILQHAGFFEAGHGMTMDTTTMVYGFAAEKGIGKEPPMTWGYADDDIGYMLSTLLDPWLLYPMVTALKGPGYALTWPRWGRTLGVMIKIKDDISGGITIEGEISKPMTERDSFRLNHAAIVARRILIRAGADADSIFLTPLRGTHPSGTVRLGQLVDQNLQTEVKNLYVCDASTFPEALDRPTVLTILGLGKRLAAHLLGMVSAPQSMASSKLDAA
- a CDS encoding c-type cytochrome, which gives rise to MRSSFSRNWDFWPLLLASIAVLLLVVTVAWREYTPEWQRQTGAFRTYLKGRGAYDAAAAVPDSVQQIWVPALSRVDRCISCHVNYDASISTLPDLPPLYRPHPDLPYMAKHPFPTFACTVCHGGQGFALDETGAHGLVEHWDDPLLTTALAANYGLTRAQLMESKCNTCHRHDDSTAGMDMINMAREIVDKKHCTSCHGLEGGGGLAASDLTYDGDLNPEMLDFSAVEGPKTTLKWEIQHFKSPQQVVKGSGMPNYRLNDEQARGLALLMMSWQRISFPPQYVPAARRRPPAVLPIVREVPYPPPANTDLGQRGRFVFMNRGCNTCHRIGGGKLIGPDLAGVAQRRSDPWLTAWLKDPAAVVAKTPDLQTWSHEFGDIIMPNQNLDDDGIKALIAYMKEFNQAGTP
- a CDS encoding cytochrome b N-terminal domain-containing protein, translated to MALTSEKQRGVASRLSLRSGLTRLWRWITWTWSPASEREASTAIVENLWLHWFPAKIAAESFAWSYSLWLGAISAFLFLILTVTGVLLMFFYIPSTEQAYWSIKDIDYVVGFGWLLRNQHRWAAHLMVLVVFLHMLRVFFTGAYRAPRAANWLVGLVLLLMTLLLSFTGYLLPWDQLAFWAVTVGTNIAKEAPIVGEGLRFVLLGGTEIGQSALVRFYVLHVIVLPGAVLVLFAYHMWRVRRDGGMAVTDAAAASLGVPSETPPVPTKTYSLFGVTAGTSLETRAARPQSDEAGTFSSPHLSRRLMLVFLAVFAVSIVLSLISGAPLEEPANPILTPNPAKAPWYFLWLQELVAIATVRVGALTISGGLIGGIVVPGILVLAAAAWPFLDRSPLSAVGKWFPPERRLQNTVMCIIAIVILVLVLIGLLMRGPYWQLFWPWQAWPEMPRRL
- a CDS encoding Rieske 2Fe-2S domain-containing protein, whose product is MTQPVEPERRRFLQWIGQWSVVAAIATQGVGVVRAFVPRVLYEPSKKFKVGKPGEYPEGVTFVPAHRLFVMRERNQFHVISATCTHLGCTVEWKEKLSEFDCPCHGSKFKADGIPFAGPAPRSLNWYPLSVSGDGFLVVDSGKSVPSTYRFAVA
- a CDS encoding FAD-dependent oxidoreductase; this encodes MSATIRPLTWFRDNVPCVAACPVTTDAGRYVQLIEAGRFEEAYAVARSPNPIASICGRTCGAPCEDACRRGKIDEPVAIRPLKRFVAERFGPESFTPMAVDAVPRTTGGCQQSTTPGHLEIMKQHRGTKAKVAVIGAGPAGLACAHDLAVMGYTVTVFEAMEHGGGMMRYGIPEYRLPREVIDRQVAEIRGLGVTFLFNRSLDKDFGVREIRAEGFAAIFLAVGAGRGRDLAIEGGELDGVVKAIDFLLNVNRGYRVDVGRRVVVVGGGLVALDAARTAVRVLLSGAERAAEELGRVMGTEVRVALDAAREARRRGALDVSVVSLEQLEEMPAMRSVQGREEMEVTRDEGIDFSPGWGPKRIVGENGRATGIELIRCARVFDEQGRFNPAFAAGSERVVPADTILLAIGQRSDYSFVRPEDGVELTPNGLIKVDPQTLATTAPGIFTGGDGAFPPSLLITAAAHGKRAAASIDAYLSGGHHQRHMRVIVEEQPLATYRMPEHYEQIARHVPVVPVDRRTGITEVEESYSEAEAREQASRCLSCHINPIYNGDLCVLCARCADICPENCISFTPVENLTLAAGDQLAVAAVAPADRPHMAFLYGEERCIRCALCAIRCPTGAITMERFRFEEESRDTTG